The Caldisericaceae bacterium genome segment CAATTACAATTTTGAACAAACAGAAACAAATTTCGAATGGGTGCTTCTAACAACATGTGCATCAGAGTTTGAAGCCGACGTATTATCAAATCTTTTAGAAGCAAACAACATAAAAACACTTGTTAAAAGACCTGGTCCAATGGGAAATAATTTTTTAGCAGTAAATCCTTTCTCGAACATACTACTTGGGCCAAGTGGTGAATTTAACATTTTTGTAATGAGAATTGACTTTGAAGA includes the following:
- a CDS encoding DUF2007 domain-containing protein, producing the protein MKICPKCGTENDMDAKICKNCNYNFEQTETNFEWVLLTTCASEFEADVLSNLLEANNIKTLVKRPGPMGNNFLAVNPFSNILLGPSGEFNIFVMRIDFEEAKKIMEAYSGGEDGTNEDDNEGS